In one Echinicola marina genomic region, the following are encoded:
- a CDS encoding cation transporter, producing the protein MIKKTVLVFTFSLGALLIANGARAQSQEKEKAPKMEQIEKNTTRLELKVEGMSCQSGCANGIDNMLKKQKGILSSETLFDTSSSVIRYDSRVISEKDIIALIEDRGFKVKKKTDKK; encoded by the coding sequence ATGATCAAGAAAACAGTTTTAGTATTTACGTTTTCTTTAGGAGCCTTACTCATTGCTAATGGAGCAAGGGCACAGTCACAGGAAAAAGAAAAAGCACCGAAAATGGAACAAATAGAAAAAAACACTACCAGGCTTGAATTGAAAGTAGAAGGCATGAGTTGCCAGTCAGGATGTGCCAATGGCATTGATAATATGCTCAAAAAACAGAAAGGTATTCTTAGCAGTGAGACCCTCTTTGATACAAGTTCATCAGTAATCAGGTATGACAGTAGGGTAATTTCTGAAAAGGACATTATTGCCCTTATTGAAGACCGGGGGTTTAAGGTCAAAAAGAAAACAGATAAGAAATAA
- a CDS encoding heavy-metal-associated domain-containing protein encodes MKKIGIILVISIFSFGSAMAQLVKVDQEVFGMDCAPCAYGLERGLKKMGGLGSIKVSLNDGKAYLTLSPDNKLTLQKIQEEVKNNGFSARRAEVVLTGELCKSEGTWQIKVNDETFQVTSDTTREIIRSLNPGIIKARLLIKDKSDRELSGTWEARIEEIM; translated from the coding sequence ATGAAAAAGATAGGAATTATATTAGTAATAAGCATTTTCAGCTTTGGCAGTGCAATGGCACAGCTGGTCAAAGTAGATCAGGAGGTATTTGGAATGGATTGTGCCCCTTGCGCCTATGGCCTGGAACGTGGGCTCAAGAAAATGGGTGGACTGGGAAGCATAAAAGTAAGCCTCAATGATGGGAAAGCCTACCTCACGCTATCACCGGATAATAAGCTGACATTGCAAAAGATTCAGGAAGAAGTAAAGAATAATGGATTTTCTGCTCGCAGGGCTGAGGTAGTTTTAACCGGTGAGCTGTGCAAGAGTGAAGGCACTTGGCAAATAAAGGTCAATGACGAAACCTTCCAAGTTACCTCTGATACTACCCGGGAAATAATCAGGTCTTTAAATCCTGGAATAATAAAAGCCAGGCTTTTAATTAAGGATAAATCAGACAGAGAATTAAGTGGTACGTGGGAGGCTCGAATAGAGGAAATTATGTGA
- a CDS encoding HYC_CC_PP family protein has translation MKKAVSIFLLIVMLLSNIGVTWATHLCCGIAVKSALMLGNGELDCGMNYAELDNTDASFAERTVIKDKCCDNHYTSIESDEAIFSKTSLNSINVDFFIPFVYSYLGIDPFFQDHSTVYNNYSPPLLKPDRQVMFQSFLI, from the coding sequence GTGAAAAAAGCAGTTTCCATATTCTTACTGATTGTGATGCTTTTGAGTAACATTGGGGTTACTTGGGCCACCCATCTATGTTGTGGAATTGCGGTTAAATCTGCCCTGATGCTTGGAAATGGGGAGTTGGATTGCGGCATGAATTATGCAGAACTGGATAATACTGATGCCTCATTTGCGGAGAGGACGGTTATTAAAGACAAGTGCTGTGATAACCATTACACTTCTATCGAATCTGATGAAGCCATATTTAGCAAGACGTCCCTTAATTCGATCAATGTTGATTTTTTTATCCCTTTTGTTTACAGTTATTTAGGTATTGATCCTTTTTTTCAGGATCACTCTACCGTTTACAACAATTATTCCCCTCCTTTGTTGAAGCCGGACCGTCAGGTCATGTTTCAGTCCTTTCTAATTTAA
- a CDS encoding efflux RND transporter permease subunit has protein sequence MLNKIIRYFLDNKLVTVLILSGFIVWGIVTAPFGWKMGTLPSDPVPVDAIPDIGENQQIVFTQWQGRSPQDIEDQISYPLTTYLLGIPGVKSIRSSSIFGFSSIFIIFNEDVEFYWSRSRILEKLNALPSGLLPEGVQPALGPDATALGQVYWYTIEGRDKEGNPTGGWDLHEIRTVQDFYVKYGLNATEGVSEVASIGGFVQEYQIDVNPDALKAYEIPLHKVMQAVQRSNKDVGAKTIEINQAEYLVRGLGYIKQVEDLEKAVVAVQDNVPIRIKDVGVATLGPATRRGLLDKDGAEVVGGVVVARYGANPLEVINNVKDKIKEIAPGLPKKTLADGRESQLTIVPFYDRSELIYETLGTLEEALSLEILISILVVIVMVYNLRASLLISSILPIAVLMVFIAMRYFGVDANIVALSGIAIAIGTMVDLGIILSENIIKHMDEAPPGQQLKETIYNGSAEVATAILTAVSTTIVSFIPVFTMQAAEGKLFGPLAFTKTFALIAALIVSLIILPTLAHWFFGARIKNKALARGVNIGLMLIGVLAIILGHYWGGIVLALYGLSGILKNKYHETHKDSGKWYVKIVRKADLIIAVLGITWLLARYWLPLGAGKSLLLNVIFVGLLLGLILGSFSVLEYYYKVILKWCLDNKVKFLLIPSFLILVGANIWLGFHAVFGFAAKGFDALGWDIKTTKIWSGLTHSFPGVGKEFMPSLDEGSFLLMPTSMPHSGVEFNRKVVGQLDMLLTNIPEVDLTVGKLGRVESALDPAPISMYENIINYKPEYMLNAKGHRVRFKVDKEDRFILDSGDSLTNDEAIDRGITVEELIPDDNGNYFRNWRPQIKSPDDIWNEIVKVTKIPGVTSAPKLQPIETRLVMLQTGMRAPMGIKVYGPDLKTIEDFGLRLEEILKNVPSVKAEAAFADRIVGKPYLHLNINRDEISRYGLNVEDVQQTVETAIGGMKITSTVEGRERFPVRVRYPRELRDDPESLGKILLPTPTGAQIPISQVVDFEYVRGPQAIKSEETFLVGYVLFDKRDGYSEVGVVNDAQAAIQASIDEGDLVVPAGISYKFSGSYENQVRAEKRLSIIVPLVLGIVFLILYFQFKSVSTSLMVFSGIAMAFSGGFIMLWLYGQDWFVNFSLFGTNMRDLFQMHTINLSVAVWVGFIALFGIATDDGVLIATYLDQSFERNRPENLNQVREAVVEAGLRRIRPALMTVSTTMIALLPVLTSTGRGSDIMIPMAIPSFGGMAFALVSIFIVPVLYSMREERKIKKTRS, from the coding sequence ATGCTAAATAAAATCATTAGGTACTTCCTTGATAACAAGTTAGTTACCGTTCTTATATTGTCAGGATTTATAGTTTGGGGTATCGTTACCGCTCCGTTTGGCTGGAAGATGGGGACCTTGCCATCTGATCCGGTACCAGTAGATGCTATACCGGATATTGGTGAAAACCAGCAGATTGTCTTCACCCAGTGGCAGGGTCGGTCTCCGCAGGACATTGAAGATCAGATTTCTTATCCTCTGACGACTTACCTGCTAGGAATTCCAGGGGTGAAATCCATCCGAAGTTCTTCTATATTCGGCTTTTCCAGCATTTTCATCATTTTCAATGAAGATGTAGAGTTTTATTGGTCCCGTTCACGTATTCTTGAAAAGCTCAATGCCCTTCCTTCAGGCCTGTTGCCTGAGGGGGTACAACCGGCTCTGGGGCCCGATGCTACGGCCTTGGGACAGGTGTACTGGTACACGATAGAGGGCCGTGATAAAGAAGGAAATCCTACCGGAGGCTGGGATTTACACGAAATCCGTACTGTACAGGACTTCTACGTCAAGTACGGACTGAATGCAACTGAGGGAGTCTCAGAAGTGGCATCTATAGGCGGCTTTGTGCAGGAATACCAAATAGATGTCAACCCTGACGCGCTTAAGGCTTATGAAATACCCTTGCATAAAGTTATGCAGGCGGTACAGCGGTCCAATAAGGATGTAGGGGCCAAAACCATTGAGATCAATCAGGCTGAGTACCTGGTTAGGGGACTAGGTTACATCAAGCAGGTAGAAGACCTGGAAAAAGCCGTGGTGGCGGTGCAGGATAATGTGCCCATAAGGATAAAGGATGTCGGTGTAGCTACTTTAGGACCTGCCACCCGAAGAGGGCTGTTGGATAAAGATGGTGCCGAAGTAGTGGGGGGCGTTGTGGTAGCCCGTTACGGTGCAAATCCATTGGAAGTCATTAATAATGTAAAGGATAAGATTAAGGAAATTGCTCCCGGACTGCCGAAAAAAACGTTGGCAGACGGAAGGGAGAGCCAGCTAACCATCGTACCCTTTTACGACCGTTCAGAACTCATCTATGAAACATTGGGAACTTTGGAAGAAGCCCTGTCATTGGAAATTCTTATCTCCATTCTTGTAGTTATCGTGATGGTTTACAACCTGCGGGCTTCATTGCTTATTTCAAGTATTCTGCCTATTGCCGTGTTGATGGTATTTATTGCCATGCGGTATTTTGGGGTAGATGCCAATATTGTAGCATTATCGGGGATTGCCATTGCTATTGGCACCATGGTGGATTTGGGAATAATTCTATCCGAAAACATCATCAAACATATGGATGAGGCCCCCCCTGGCCAACAACTCAAGGAGACCATTTATAATGGTTCTGCAGAAGTCGCTACTGCAATACTTACGGCGGTATCTACCACGATAGTGAGTTTTATTCCGGTATTTACCATGCAGGCAGCGGAGGGGAAATTATTCGGTCCTTTGGCCTTTACCAAAACATTTGCCCTGATTGCTGCCTTGATCGTTTCATTGATCATATTGCCAACACTCGCACATTGGTTTTTTGGGGCCAGGATAAAGAACAAGGCCCTAGCAAGAGGTGTAAATATAGGATTAATGCTGATCGGGGTTCTAGCCATTATACTTGGCCACTATTGGGGAGGCATTGTACTGGCCCTTTATGGCCTGTCCGGTATCCTAAAAAACAAGTACCATGAAACGCACAAGGATTCTGGAAAATGGTATGTGAAAATTGTCCGAAAAGCGGATCTTATCATTGCCGTGCTGGGAATAACCTGGTTACTGGCCAGATATTGGCTGCCACTTGGAGCAGGTAAAAGTCTGTTGCTTAATGTAATTTTTGTGGGCCTTCTGCTAGGACTTATTTTAGGCTCCTTTTCTGTTTTGGAATATTACTATAAAGTAATTCTGAAATGGTGTTTGGACAATAAAGTCAAGTTTCTATTAATACCTTCCTTCCTGATACTGGTAGGGGCCAATATATGGTTGGGTTTTCATGCGGTTTTTGGTTTTGCCGCAAAAGGGTTTGATGCTTTAGGCTGGGATATTAAGACCACCAAAATCTGGTCAGGCTTAACGCATAGCTTCCCTGGTGTAGGAAAGGAGTTTATGCCTTCCCTTGATGAAGGAAGTTTTCTGCTAATGCCAACCTCCATGCCGCATTCCGGTGTAGAATTTAACCGCAAGGTCGTAGGACAGCTGGATATGTTGCTGACTAATATTCCTGAGGTGGACCTCACGGTGGGAAAACTTGGACGTGTAGAGTCTGCCCTGGATCCTGCACCTATTTCAATGTATGAAAATATCATCAATTATAAACCGGAGTATATGCTCAATGCAAAAGGGCACCGGGTAAGGTTTAAAGTGGATAAGGAAGACCGTTTTATCCTTGATAGCGGCGATAGTCTTACTAATGATGAGGCTATAGACCGGGGGATTACCGTGGAGGAACTTATACCTGATGATAATGGGAATTATTTCCGAAACTGGAGGCCTCAGATAAAATCCCCTGATGACATTTGGAATGAAATTGTGAAGGTTACCAAAATACCGGGAGTTACTTCTGCGCCTAAACTACAACCCATTGAAACCAGACTGGTCATGCTTCAAACAGGCATGCGTGCTCCAATGGGGATCAAAGTATACGGTCCCGATCTTAAAACCATTGAGGATTTTGGGCTTCGGTTGGAAGAAATACTCAAAAATGTTCCTTCTGTAAAGGCAGAAGCTGCATTTGCAGACCGGATTGTGGGTAAGCCTTATCTTCATTTAAATATTAACCGGGATGAGATTTCACGCTATGGATTGAATGTTGAAGACGTACAACAGACCGTTGAAACGGCCATAGGGGGGATGAAAATTACTTCTACGGTAGAAGGGCGTGAGCGCTTTCCAGTCAGAGTCCGCTATCCCAGGGAGCTTCGGGACGATCCCGAATCACTGGGTAAAATCCTGTTGCCTACACCAACTGGGGCGCAAATACCGATCAGTCAAGTAGTGGACTTTGAATATGTACGCGGACCACAGGCGATAAAGAGTGAAGAGACCTTTTTGGTAGGTTATGTACTGTTTGATAAAAGAGATGGGTATTCTGAAGTTGGGGTAGTCAATGACGCACAGGCGGCTATTCAGGCGAGTATAGATGAAGGGGACCTAGTTGTTCCCGCAGGAATCAGCTATAAGTTTTCCGGAAGCTATGAAAATCAGGTAAGGGCAGAAAAAAGGCTTTCTATCATTGTGCCATTGGTTCTGGGGATTGTCTTTCTCATACTCTATTTCCAGTTTAAATCGGTTTCTACTTCCCTAATGGTATTTTCCGGTATTGCGATGGCTTTTAGTGGCGGATTTATTATGCTTTGGTTATATGGACAAGACTGGTTTGTCAACTTTTCCCTGTTCGGCACTAATATGCGAGACCTCTTTCAGATGCACACCATCAACTTGAGTGTGGCCGTTTGGGTGGGCTTTATAGCTCTTTTTGGCATCGCTACGGACGATGGGGTACTTATTGCCACCTATTTGGACCAGAGCTTTGAAAGAAACCGTCCTGAAAATTTGAACCAAGTCAGAGAAGCTGTTGTGGAAGCTGGTTTGAGAAGAATACGTCCGGCCCTGATGACTGTTTCGACTACCATGATAGCCCTGCTGCCCGTACTCACTTCTACGGGACGTGGTTCAGATATTATGATTCCAATGGCCATCCCTTCATTTGGAGGAATGGCGTTTGCCCTGGTGAGTATTTTCATTGTTCCAGTGCTTTACAGCATGAGAGAAGAAAGGAAAATAAAAAAGACACGATCATGA
- a CDS encoding TolC family protein, with translation MKVIINVLILLFLGSGIGFAQAPEDYFEIAAKNNPGLQAKYAAFEAAIQKVEQVNTLSDPSFSFGYFISPVETRVGPQRARFSLTQIFPWFGTLKAQGNAAALMAEAKYQSFLDARNLLYYQVEAAYYPLYELNQWKEIERENIKILESYKIIANKKFENGTGTMVDVLRVDIMLKDAVTNLSILDDKEKPLVTRFNKLLNRKEDALITVRDSLIIQPLPTTFRKDSLLLNNPVLEELDLKIASSEASEEVAHKQGLPKFGLGLDYVMIGERTDLASGMAAPRDNGKNALMPMVSVSIPLFRGKYKAAVKEAKLIQKSYALQREDYANTLTSGYDMAWFEMQQQQELLALYGQQIQETNQALNLLFTAYGNSGKEFEEVLRMQQQLLKYEKMKATAEIQFHIALAKLHYLTAKNY, from the coding sequence ATGAAAGTAATTATAAATGTCCTCATCCTTCTATTTCTCGGGAGCGGAATAGGCTTTGCACAGGCTCCTGAGGATTATTTTGAAATAGCGGCCAAGAATAATCCTGGTCTACAGGCAAAATACGCGGCTTTTGAAGCAGCCATCCAGAAAGTGGAGCAGGTAAATACCTTGTCTGATCCTAGTTTCTCTTTTGGCTATTTCATATCGCCTGTGGAAACCAGGGTGGGACCTCAAAGGGCCAGGTTTTCTTTAACACAGATATTTCCCTGGTTTGGTACATTGAAAGCACAGGGTAATGCTGCAGCTTTGATGGCTGAAGCTAAATACCAGTCTTTTCTGGATGCCAGGAACCTGTTGTATTATCAGGTGGAGGCAGCCTATTATCCGCTTTATGAACTCAATCAATGGAAAGAGATTGAACGTGAGAATATAAAAATTCTGGAATCCTATAAGATCATTGCCAACAAGAAATTTGAAAATGGTACGGGTACTATGGTCGATGTGCTAAGAGTGGATATCATGTTGAAAGATGCCGTGACCAATCTGAGTATTCTGGATGATAAGGAAAAACCGCTGGTGACAAGGTTTAATAAACTGCTTAACAGAAAGGAAGATGCATTGATTACTGTCCGGGATTCCCTTATAATTCAACCTTTACCAACAACCTTCAGGAAGGACTCTTTGCTGTTGAACAACCCTGTATTGGAAGAACTGGATTTAAAAATTGCATCCAGTGAGGCAAGTGAAGAGGTAGCACATAAGCAAGGGCTTCCAAAATTCGGGTTAGGACTGGATTATGTAATGATCGGAGAGCGTACCGATCTGGCTTCTGGCATGGCTGCTCCACGCGACAATGGCAAAAATGCCCTAATGCCGATGGTATCTGTAAGCATTCCCCTTTTCAGAGGTAAATACAAAGCAGCGGTGAAAGAGGCGAAGCTCATACAAAAGAGCTATGCACTCCAAAGGGAAGACTATGCCAATACACTTACTTCTGGCTATGATATGGCCTGGTTTGAGATGCAACAGCAACAAGAATTACTTGCCTTATACGGTCAGCAAATTCAGGAAACCAATCAAGCCCTCAACCTGCTTTTTACCGCTTATGGTAATTCAGGAAAGGAATTTGAAGAAGTGCTGCGTATGCAACAGCAGCTGCTCAAATATGAAAAGATGAAAGCTACGGCAGAAATCCAGTTTCACATTGCCTTGGCCAAACTACATTACTTAACTGCAAAAAACTACTAA
- a CDS encoding efflux RND transporter periplasmic adaptor subunit — MNTDKRIILIALSTLVAGVLLGWLIFGGSSENNMDKEHQHTAEEAGETVWTCSMHPQIKQSEPGDCPICGMDLIPLEEDQNEVLDPMAISMSPTAMQLANITTVAVGTMDPVKTVRLNGKVQEDERLVSSQSSHISGRIERLNVSFTGEYVNKGQVIAYIYSPELVTAQEELFEAQKIKETQPQLFKSARTKLKNWKLSDGQIDKILERGSPSDDFPITADISGYVLNKNVNVGDYIKRGESVYEIANLSRVWVLFDVYESEMSWISKGDQVRFTVQSLPGQTFEGKISFLDPVIDPKTRVAKARVEVRNNDNQLKPEMFVSGTVEAMLPNKANTVVIPKTAVMWTGKRSVVYVKNTSGSGVNFIMREVMLGPGLGDSFIVESGLQEGEEIAVNGTFSIDAAAQLVGKPSMMNPEGGPTMTGHNHAHLPDGQGDMEMLASSSSSVPGKQKEVKPIAINQKAKDALKPLYEPYLNFKEALVADNLSGAQNAANELKGKLDAVNMSVFTGESHNAWMNYSGNLKNAIQHVPHMKDLVAVRKAFQQVSEGMIDLTRAFNPFEKTLHVQFCPMADNNRGATWLSTEKEIRNPYFGEAMLTCGEVKSTIK; from the coding sequence ATGAATACGGATAAAAGAATAATACTCATTGCACTGTCCACCCTGGTGGCGGGAGTGCTGCTCGGCTGGCTTATTTTTGGAGGTTCGTCTGAAAACAATATGGATAAGGAACACCAACACACTGCGGAGGAAGCTGGGGAAACGGTATGGACCTGTTCCATGCATCCTCAGATCAAACAGAGCGAACCTGGGGATTGCCCCATTTGCGGAATGGACTTGATCCCATTGGAAGAAGATCAAAATGAGGTACTTGATCCTATGGCCATCAGCATGTCACCCACAGCCATGCAACTGGCAAATATTACAACTGTCGCAGTAGGTACCATGGATCCGGTGAAAACAGTTAGACTGAACGGTAAGGTGCAGGAAGATGAGCGGCTAGTTTCTTCTCAATCCAGTCATATTTCAGGGAGGATTGAACGGCTCAATGTCAGCTTCACAGGTGAATATGTGAATAAGGGGCAGGTAATTGCCTATATCTATTCCCCCGAATTAGTGACTGCCCAGGAAGAATTGTTTGAAGCGCAGAAGATCAAAGAGACGCAGCCACAATTATTTAAATCGGCTCGGACAAAACTTAAAAACTGGAAGCTTTCGGACGGTCAGATAGATAAAATATTAGAAAGGGGAAGTCCTTCCGATGATTTTCCCATCACAGCAGACATTTCAGGGTATGTGTTGAATAAAAATGTCAACGTGGGTGACTACATCAAACGAGGAGAGTCTGTTTATGAGATTGCCAATTTATCCCGTGTATGGGTGCTGTTTGATGTGTACGAGTCGGAAATGTCTTGGATAAGTAAGGGAGATCAGGTGCGGTTTACCGTTCAATCATTGCCGGGCCAAACGTTTGAAGGCAAGATAAGCTTTTTAGATCCTGTAATTGATCCAAAGACCAGGGTAGCAAAGGCGCGGGTGGAAGTGCGCAACAATGACAATCAACTAAAACCTGAAATGTTTGTATCAGGGACAGTGGAAGCAATGCTGCCTAATAAGGCAAACACTGTTGTCATTCCGAAAACCGCCGTTATGTGGACGGGGAAGCGTTCTGTGGTATACGTGAAAAACACTTCTGGAAGTGGCGTGAATTTTATCATGCGGGAGGTAATGTTGGGACCTGGTTTAGGCGACAGCTTTATAGTGGAGAGTGGACTACAAGAAGGGGAGGAAATAGCCGTGAATGGTACCTTCAGTATAGACGCAGCTGCGCAGCTAGTGGGGAAACCCAGCATGATGAATCCTGAAGGCGGTCCCACCATGACCGGGCACAATCACGCCCACTTGCCGGACGGGCAGGGAGACATGGAGATGCTGGCTTCTTCTTCAAGCTCAGTACCTGGGAAGCAAAAAGAAGTTAAACCGATAGCAATCAACCAAAAGGCCAAAGATGCGCTAAAACCCCTTTATGAACCATACCTGAATTTTAAAGAGGCACTAGTGGCTGATAATTTGTCTGGGGCGCAGAACGCTGCGAATGAGTTGAAAGGAAAACTAGATGCAGTAAACATGTCCGTATTTACCGGAGAATCACATAATGCCTGGATGAACTATAGCGGTAATTTAAAAAATGCTATACAACATGTACCGCACATGAAAGACTTAGTGGCCGTGCGTAAAGCATTTCAACAGGTGTCTGAGGGGATGATTGATTTGACCAGGGCTTTTAATCCCTTTGAGAAAACGCTCCATGTCCAGTTCTGTCCCATGGCTGACAATAATAGAGGAGCCACTTGGCTCAGCACCGAAAAGGAGATTCGCAATCCGTATTTCGGAGAGGCCATGCTCACTTGTGGTGAGGTGAAATCAACCATCAAATGA
- a CDS encoding DUF3347 domain-containing protein, with translation MSKKALLVAVMALISLGVYAQHDHSNHGDKKKMAQHIEPVFKNKEVGSTYSHYIALKDALVASQSGEVQKAAEKLKQSLESVKDAKTVQEEAGKIASASNLDDQRKAFASLSKEMAVLVKANAPSKGEVYLDYCPMANGNTGAYWLSSQREIKNPYFGDKMLKCGSVKETIK, from the coding sequence ATGAGTAAAAAAGCGCTGCTGGTAGCGGTAATGGCTTTAATCAGCCTTGGGGTTTATGCACAACATGACCATAGCAATCATGGAGATAAGAAAAAAATGGCCCAACACATAGAACCTGTGTTTAAAAACAAAGAGGTGGGAAGTACCTATAGCCATTATATAGCCCTTAAAGATGCTCTAGTAGCGTCACAGTCCGGAGAAGTCCAAAAGGCTGCGGAGAAGCTTAAACAGTCTTTAGAATCTGTAAAGGATGCGAAAACAGTGCAGGAGGAAGCAGGTAAAATAGCCTCAGCTTCCAATCTCGATGACCAACGGAAAGCCTTTGCCTCATTGAGTAAAGAAATGGCCGTTTTGGTTAAAGCAAATGCTCCTTCAAAGGGTGAGGTATACCTGGATTACTGCCCGATGGCCAATGGAAATACCGGTGCTTATTGGCTATCAAGCCAAAGGGAAATCAAGAATCCATATTTTGGCGATAAAATGCTGAAATGTGGGAGTGTGAAGGAAACGATCAAATAA
- a CDS encoding DUF2231 domain-containing protein: MEVLWPEWAPNIHPMIIHFPIVLWSVAVIADLILLFCSKSWIRNMTVTLYTMGALGGFAAYLSGTQAIDMVSVPMQGEITAGNHSDWGRYTFYFLSAYAIIRLVLFWIQRDRNRWLAVLLFILGLAGMGMVTKTADLGGKLVYKYGVGTKK, encoded by the coding sequence ATGGAGGTTTTGTGGCCCGAATGGGCACCCAACATTCATCCAATGATCATCCATTTCCCGATAGTGTTGTGGTCTGTGGCCGTCATTGCTGACCTGATTTTATTATTCTGCTCCAAAAGCTGGATCAGGAATATGACGGTCACTTTATATACTATGGGAGCACTAGGAGGTTTTGCGGCTTATCTAAGTGGAACACAGGCGATAGATATGGTTTCTGTACCCATGCAGGGAGAAATAACTGCAGGAAACCATTCTGATTGGGGGAGGTATACTTTTTACTTTCTTTCGGCTTATGCGATAATCCGTCTTGTTCTTTTTTGGATACAGAGGGACAGGAACAGGTGGTTGGCTGTTCTTCTTTTCATACTGGGATTGGCAGGTATGGGTATGGTGACTAAAACTGCGGATCTTGGAGGCAAACTGGTATATAAATATGGTGTAGGAACTAAAAAATAA